The Arachis hypogaea cultivar Tifrunner chromosome 14, arahy.Tifrunner.gnm2.J5K5, whole genome shotgun sequence genome has a segment encoding these proteins:
- the LOC112741589 gene encoding stilbene synthase 3-like → MVAVNDIRKVQQRAEGPATVLAIGTANPPNCVDQSTYADYYFRVTNSEHMTDLKKKFQRICERTMIKNRHMYLTEEILKENPNMCAYKAPSLDAREDMMIREVPRVGKEAATKAIKEWGQPMSKITHLIFCTTSGVALPGVDYELIVLLGLDPCVKRYMMYHQGCFAGGTVLRLAKDLAENNKDARVLIVCSENTAVTFRGPSETDMDSLVGQALFADGAAAIIIGSDPVPKVEKPIFELVSTDQKLVPGSHGAIGGLLREVGLTFYLNKSVPDIISQNINEALSKAFDPLGISDYNSIFWIAHPGGRAILDQVEQKVNLKPEKMKATRDVLSNYGNMSSACVFFIMDLMRKKSLERGLKTTGEGLDWGVLFGFGPGLTIETVVLRSVAI, encoded by the exons ATGGTGGCTGTGAATGACATCCGCAAGGTTCAACAAAGGGCAGAAGGCCCAGCAACTGTGTTGGCAATTGGCACAGCAAATCCACCAAATTGTGTTGATCAGAGTACATATGCAGATTATTATTTCAGAGTAACCAATAGCGAACACATGACCGATCTAAAGAAAAAATTCCAACGTATTT gTGAGAGGAcaatgatcaagaaccgacataTGTACTTAACAGAAGAAATATTAAAAGAGAACCCCAACATGTGTGCATACAAGGCACCGTCGTTGGATGCAAGGGAAGACATGATGATCAGGGAGGTACCAAGGGTTGGAAAAGAGGCTGCAACCAAGGCCATCAAGGAATGGGGCCAGCCAATGTCTAAGATCACGCATTTGATCTTTTGTACCACCAGCGGCGTTGCGTTGCCTGGCGTTGATTACGAACTCATCGTACTCTTAGGGCTCGACCCATGCGTCAAGAGGTACATGATGTACCACCAAGGTTGCTTCGCTGGCGGCACTGTCCTTCGCTTGGCTAAGGACTTGGCTGAAAACAACAAGGATGCTCGTGTGCTTATCGTTTGTTCTGAGAATACTGCAGTCACTTTCCGTGGTCCTAGTGAGACAGATATGGATAGTCTTGTAGGGCAAGCATTGTTTGCAGATGGAGCTGCTGCAATTATCATTGGTTCTGATCCTGTGCCAAAGGTTGAGAAGCCTATCTTTGAGCTTGTTTCGACTGATCAAAAACTTGTCCCTGGCAGCCATGGAGCCATCGGTGGTCTCCTTCGTGAAGTTGGGCTTACATTCTATCTTAACAAGAGTGTCCCTGATATTATTTCGCAGAACATCAACGAAGCACTCAGTAAAGCTTTTGATCCGTTGGGTATATCTGATTATAACTCAATATTTTGGATTGCACACCCTGGTGGACGTGCAATTCTGGACCAGGTTGAACAAAAAGTGAATTTGAAGCCAGAGAAGATGAAAGCCACTAGAGATGTGCTTAGCAATTACGGTAACATGTCAAGTGCATGTGTGTTCTTCATTATGGATTTGATGAGGAAGAAGTCCCTTGAAAGAGGGCTTAAAACCACCGGAGAAGGACTTGATTGGGGTGTGCTTTTTGGGTTTGGCCCTGGTCTTACTATTGAAACCGTTGTTCTTCGCAGTGTGGCCATATGA